In Actinomycetes bacterium, one DNA window encodes the following:
- a CDS encoding NADH-quinone oxidoreductase subunit J yields MTLVEALFGLLGVVALGSALLVVTTRQLVHAALWLVVCLGAIAGCYLLLSAELVAWVQVLIYVGAVVVLLLFGLMLTRAPIGVSADLDAPPMQRVAAAVVALGLAGIVVVSSVDAFRGERIELSSDDVGGSSAAAGEAVFRSWVLPFEVLSVLLLAALVGAIVLSRRDIGAADPSGGGHGDGR; encoded by the coding sequence GTGACGCTGGTCGAGGCGCTGTTCGGCCTGCTCGGTGTCGTCGCGCTGGGGTCTGCGCTGCTGGTGGTCACCACCCGGCAGCTGGTGCACGCCGCCCTGTGGCTGGTCGTGTGCCTCGGCGCGATCGCCGGCTGCTACCTGCTGCTGTCCGCCGAGCTGGTCGCCTGGGTGCAGGTGCTGATCTACGTCGGCGCCGTCGTCGTGCTGCTGCTGTTCGGCCTGATGCTGACCCGGGCGCCGATCGGGGTCTCGGCCGACCTCGACGCGCCACCGATGCAGCGGGTCGCGGCCGCTGTGGTGGCGCTCGGCCTGGCGGGGATCGTCGTCGTCTCGTCGGTCGACGCCTTTCGGGGCGAGCGGATCGAGCTGTCGTCCGACGACGTCGGCGGCTCGTCGGCGGCGGCCGGCGAGGCGGTCTTCCGCAGCTGGGTGCTGCCCTTCGAGGTGCTCTCCGTGCTGCTGCTGGCGGCGCTCGTCGGGGCGATCGTGCTGTCGCGCCGGGACATCGGCGCGGCGGACCCCTCCGGCGGCGGCCACGGGGACGGGCGCTGA
- a CDS encoding NADH-quinone oxidoreductase subunit C — protein sequence MSIPAEVDVAPEAWVAEVTAARDRGFDYFDWLTAVDQLDDTDAPGFDVVTHLWCLERREHLLLRTRVPSAEPVLPTVTGVFAGAAWHERETYEMFGIDFAGHVDLRPLLLPDGFEGHPLRKDFVLAARAAKAWPGAKEPGESDADAHGGASPGRRKTRPPGVPDPAVWGPRPDGLPDVPAEPSDEGADGA from the coding sequence GTGAGCATCCCCGCCGAGGTGGACGTCGCGCCGGAGGCGTGGGTGGCCGAGGTCACGGCGGCCCGTGACCGCGGGTTCGACTACTTCGACTGGCTCACCGCGGTCGACCAGCTCGACGACACCGACGCGCCCGGCTTCGACGTGGTGACCCACCTGTGGTGCCTGGAGCGGCGCGAGCACCTGCTGCTGCGGACCCGGGTGCCCTCGGCCGAGCCGGTCCTCCCGACGGTGACCGGTGTCTTCGCCGGCGCGGCCTGGCACGAGCGTGAGACCTACGAGATGTTCGGCATCGACTTCGCCGGCCACGTCGACCTCCGGCCGCTGCTGCTGCCCGACGGCTTCGAGGGGCACCCGCTGCGCAAGGACTTCGTGCTCGCCGCGCGGGCGGCCAAGGCCTGGCCGGGAGCCAAGGAGCCGGGTGAGTCCGACGCCGACGCCCACGGCGGTGCGTCGCCCGGACGGCGCAAGACCCGGCCCCCCGGCGTGCCCGACCCCGCGGTGTGGGGACCTCGCCCGGACGGGCTGCCGGACGTACCCGCCGAGCCGTCGGACGAGGGGGCGGACGGGGCGTGA
- a CDS encoding NADH-quinone oxidoreductase subunit L, with the protein MIPAYLALGAPFLAAVVGLLGGRTWPRLVVPVAVAGASVAFLSALLLAGRSLAGDLYESARLADVPTGGPPIGVDLRVDGLAAVVSVAVCAVALAVQVYSIGYLKGDPRYSSYAALVSLFTAAMLLVVFADDLMVLLVGWEVMGVCSYFLIGHHWEQEGSRASAVKAFVTTRLGDVGFLFGIFLVGTTVGSFSMDAAVTTAAVENGRVDLPGTLSTDVWSGHTATIATLLLLCGVVGKSAQFPLHTWLPDAMAGPTPISALIHAATMVAAGIYLVARLFDVFLLAPATLAVMAVIACITMLGGAMAALGQDDIKRVLAYSTVSQLAYMLAALSVGSAVAAEFHLLTHAAFKALLFLAAGAVIHAVGTNLMPDMGGLRRLMPVTFLTMTLGLAALAGVPPLAGFFSKEAVLGAAEETAVHHEGPAYAWTGWLVLVVGLLTVAVTAAYVARLWLMTFFDRPRSPVAAHESSPVMRWPLVLLAVPTVLLGLVGLRDEWLPDWAATTVSALGSTPSLVTEQPDIAQETLHVGPVTSALSVALAVIGAFAVWLVWRRAPAADPTAQLRQRRAFEHAFFVDDFYDRAFVQPVRVATRAVGWADDAVVGEAVRDTGQGTGRLSEWVSRAQGSTVQAYLTGLLAGVLLLVAGVVTFAS; encoded by the coding sequence GTGATCCCGGCCTATCTCGCCCTGGGCGCGCCTTTCCTGGCTGCCGTCGTCGGGTTGCTCGGCGGGCGCACCTGGCCGCGGCTGGTGGTGCCGGTCGCGGTGGCCGGTGCCTCGGTGGCCTTCCTCTCTGCGCTCCTGCTCGCCGGCCGCTCCCTCGCGGGCGACCTCTACGAGAGCGCCCGGCTGGCGGACGTGCCCACCGGCGGACCGCCGATCGGCGTCGACCTCCGCGTCGACGGGCTGGCCGCGGTGGTCTCGGTCGCCGTCTGCGCCGTGGCGCTGGCCGTGCAGGTCTACTCGATCGGCTACCTCAAGGGCGACCCCCGCTACTCGTCGTACGCCGCGCTGGTCTCGCTGTTCACCGCCGCCATGCTGCTCGTGGTCTTCGCCGACGACCTGATGGTGCTGCTGGTCGGCTGGGAGGTGATGGGCGTCTGCTCCTACTTCCTGATCGGCCACCACTGGGAGCAGGAGGGCTCGCGCGCGTCGGCCGTCAAGGCGTTCGTGACGACACGGCTCGGCGACGTCGGCTTCCTCTTCGGCATCTTCCTGGTCGGCACCACCGTCGGCTCCTTCAGCATGGACGCCGCCGTCACCACCGCAGCCGTCGAGAACGGTCGCGTTGACCTGCCCGGCACCCTGTCCACCGACGTCTGGTCGGGCCACACCGCGACGATCGCCACCCTGCTGCTGCTGTGCGGGGTCGTCGGCAAGTCGGCGCAGTTCCCGCTGCACACCTGGCTGCCCGACGCGATGGCCGGCCCGACGCCGATCAGCGCGCTGATCCACGCCGCCACCATGGTCGCCGCGGGCATCTACCTGGTCGCGCGACTGTTCGACGTCTTCCTGCTGGCCCCGGCCACCCTCGCGGTGATGGCGGTGATCGCCTGCATCACGATGCTCGGCGGGGCGATGGCGGCGCTCGGCCAGGACGACATCAAACGGGTGCTCGCCTACTCGACGGTGAGCCAGCTGGCCTACATGCTCGCGGCGCTCTCCGTCGGCTCGGCCGTGGCCGCCGAGTTCCACCTGCTCACCCACGCCGCGTTCAAGGCGCTGCTCTTCCTGGCCGCCGGCGCGGTCATCCACGCGGTCGGCACCAACCTGATGCCGGACATGGGCGGGCTGCGCCGGCTGATGCCGGTCACCTTTCTGACCATGACGCTCGGGCTCGCTGCCCTCGCCGGCGTCCCGCCCCTGGCCGGGTTCTTCTCCAAGGAGGCGGTGCTCGGCGCGGCCGAGGAGACCGCCGTCCACCACGAGGGCCCGGCTTACGCGTGGACCGGCTGGCTGGTCCTCGTCGTGGGTCTGCTGACCGTCGCGGTGACCGCGGCGTACGTCGCCCGGCTCTGGCTGATGACGTTCTTCGACCGGCCGCGCAGCCCCGTCGCCGCGCACGAGTCGTCGCCGGTGATGCGCTGGCCGCTGGTGCTGCTCGCCGTGCCGACGGTGCTGCTCGGGCTGGTCGGCCTGCGCGACGAGTGGCTCCCGGACTGGGCGGCGACGACTGTCTCGGCCCTGGGCAGCACCCCGTCGCTCGTGACCGAGCAGCCGGACATCGCGCAGGAGACTCTGCACGTCGGACCGGTCACCTCGGCCCTGTCGGTGGCGCTCGCCGTCATCGGCGCCTTCGCGGTCTGGCTGGTGTGGCGGCGCGCGCCCGCAGCCGACCCCACCGCGCAGCTGCGTCAGCGCCGCGCCTTCGAGCACGCCTTCTTCGTGGACGACTTCTACGACCGGGCGTTCGTGCAGCCGGTCCGGGTCGCCACCCGCGCCGTCGGGTGGGCCGACGACGCCGTCGTCGGCGAGGCGGTGCGCGACACCGGCCAGGGCACCGGCCGGCTCTCCGAGTGGGTCAGCCGGGCCCAGGGCAGCACCGTGCAGGCCTACCTGACGGGGCTGCTGGCGGGCGTGCTCCTGCTCGTGGCCGGGGTGGTGACCTTCGCGTCGTGA
- a CDS encoding NADH-quinone oxidoreductase subunit I: MRTMTRRSVTGQYPDVKPELPPRSRGVIALLEENCTVCMLCARECPDWCIYIDSHKETIPAPPGGRERQRNVLDRFDIDFSLCMYCGICIEACPFDALFWSPEFEYAELDIRDLTHGKERLGEWMATVPPPPAHDDSGVRPKELESAAAALAKTAAGAGPERPSRHGREAEAAAPAPAEPVEPAPAEPVTPEVAAPEAPPTGRRSLGGVVWAPEEDER; encoded by the coding sequence ATGCGGACGATGACCCGCCGCTCGGTCACCGGGCAGTACCCGGACGTCAAGCCGGAGCTGCCGCCGCGAAGCCGCGGGGTGATCGCCCTGCTCGAGGAGAACTGCACGGTCTGCATGCTGTGCGCCCGTGAGTGCCCCGACTGGTGCATCTACATCGACTCGCACAAGGAGACGATCCCTGCGCCGCCGGGTGGCCGCGAGCGGCAGCGCAACGTCCTCGACCGCTTCGACATCGACTTCTCGCTGTGCATGTACTGCGGCATCTGCATCGAGGCCTGCCCCTTCGACGCGCTGTTCTGGTCCCCGGAGTTCGAGTACGCCGAGCTCGACATCCGCGACCTCACCCACGGCAAGGAGCGGCTCGGCGAGTGGATGGCGACCGTCCCGCCGCCACCCGCGCACGACGACAGCGGCGTACGCCCCAAGGAGCTGGAGTCGGCTGCCGCGGCGCTGGCCAAGACGGCGGCCGGAGCCGGGCCGGAGCGACCGTCCCGGCACGGTCGTGAGGCCGAGGCAGCCGCGCCGGCTCCGGCCGAGCCCGTGGAGCCGGCTCCGGCCGAGCCCGTCACGCCCGAGGTCGCGGCGCCGGAGGCGCCGCCGACCGGCCGGCGCTCGCTGGGTGGGGTGGTCTGGGCGCCCGAGGAGGACGAGCGGTGA
- the nuoH gene encoding NADH-quinone oxidoreductase subunit NuoH — MTEALEVVLRIVLVLGAFLVLPLLVGQTEHKAMAHMQSRLGPMYAGGFHGWAQLVADGVKFAQKEDVVPAAADRTVFKLAPAVALIPYLVVLVAIPVGPDWVGHDLDAGLFFVLAVMGIGVLGSLMAGWASANKFSLLGGLRSAAQLMAYELPFILAAASVAMAAGTLSLPAIVEAWEPWWLVWQLPGAVVFFVAGLAELQRPPFDMPVADSEIIFGAYTEYTGLRFALFLLAEYAGIVVLSALTTVLFLGGWRGPFVDELPALGVVWTLVKTMALAFVVIWLRVAYPRLREDQLQRLAWQGLVPLALGQLALTGVVAVVVA, encoded by the coding sequence GTGACCGAGGCGCTCGAGGTGGTGCTGCGCATCGTGCTGGTGCTCGGCGCGTTCCTCGTGCTGCCGCTGCTCGTCGGGCAGACCGAGCACAAGGCGATGGCCCACATGCAGAGCCGGCTCGGGCCGATGTACGCCGGCGGGTTCCACGGCTGGGCCCAGCTGGTCGCGGACGGCGTGAAGTTCGCCCAGAAGGAGGACGTGGTCCCGGCGGCGGCGGACCGCACCGTCTTCAAGCTCGCGCCGGCGGTCGCGCTGATCCCCTACCTGGTGGTCCTGGTCGCGATCCCGGTCGGGCCGGACTGGGTCGGGCACGACCTCGACGCCGGCCTCTTCTTCGTCCTCGCCGTGATGGGCATCGGCGTCCTCGGCTCGCTGATGGCCGGCTGGGCGAGCGCCAACAAGTTCTCGCTGCTCGGCGGCCTCCGCTCGGCCGCCCAGCTGATGGCCTACGAGCTGCCGTTCATCCTGGCCGCGGCGTCGGTCGCGATGGCCGCGGGCACCCTGTCGCTGCCCGCGATCGTCGAGGCGTGGGAGCCGTGGTGGCTGGTCTGGCAGCTGCCGGGTGCGGTCGTGTTCTTCGTGGCCGGGCTGGCCGAGCTGCAGCGCCCGCCGTTCGACATGCCGGTCGCCGACTCGGAGATCATCTTCGGCGCCTACACGGAGTACACCGGCCTGCGCTTCGCGCTGTTCCTGCTCGCGGAGTACGCCGGCATCGTCGTGCTGTCGGCGCTCACGACGGTGCTCTTCCTGGGCGGCTGGCGGGGCCCGTTCGTCGACGAGCTGCCGGCGCTCGGTGTCGTGTGGACGCTGGTCAAGACGATGGCACTGGCCTTCGTGGTGATCTGGCTGCGGGTCGCCTACCCGCGGCTGCGTGAGGACCAGCTGCAGCGGCTGGCCTGGCAGGGACTCGTGCCGCTGGCGCTGGGCCAGCTGGCTCTCACGGGGGTGGTGGCGGTGGTGGTCGCGTGA
- the nuoK gene encoding NADH-quinone oxidoreductase subunit NuoK: protein MPLLLPVVLAGLLFSIGVYGVLARRNAILVLMSVELMLNAVNINLVAFDVWLRDELLAGQVFTLFVITIAAAEVGLGLAIVLLVFRQRETSSLDQLTELREPEPEAVAATDAEPVQEKAS, encoded by the coding sequence ATGCCGCTGCTGTTGCCGGTCGTGCTCGCCGGCCTGCTCTTCTCCATCGGGGTCTACGGCGTGCTGGCCCGCCGCAACGCGATCCTCGTGCTGATGTCGGTCGAGCTGATGCTCAACGCGGTCAACATCAATCTGGTGGCATTCGACGTCTGGCTGCGCGACGAGCTGCTGGCCGGCCAGGTCTTCACGCTGTTCGTCATCACCATCGCCGCCGCCGAGGTCGGTCTCGGCCTGGCGATCGTGCTGCTGGTCTTCCGGCAACGCGAGACGTCGTCCCTCGACCAGCTCACCGAGCTGCGCGAGCCCGAGCCGGAGGCCGTCGCCGCGACCGACGCAGAGCCGGTGCAGGAGAAGGCGTCGTGA